A stretch of the Chelonoidis abingdonii isolate Lonesome George chromosome 11, CheloAbing_2.0, whole genome shotgun sequence genome encodes the following:
- the BCL2L12 gene encoding LOW QUALITY PROTEIN: bcl-2-like protein 12 (The sequence of the model RefSeq protein was modified relative to this genomic sequence to represent the inferred CDS: inserted 3 bases in 2 codons): MTPSAIRTTGAWNPTATRRISRGEESKHGXKTSMKRLLAATTSPRRSPRAEPRNGPKEGGVERPSTAGGFPFKGMLSEEGPTGARTEXPRPPSPLHPHTLQSPLLSCFMRPQTAQPDPPALGLVAEDPEFYARVARKLDRLVKRQRSAPGSPSGVLSPGVMAGPLSPELGPGPPAPSEPASETHKEQVIQRLVALLEEQAGVINEEVPTRCPSLPTRSPCQPSPALPPSQSCRCPSLPTRSPCQPSPSHH; this comes from the exons ATGACCCCATCTGCGATACGCACCACAG GGGCCTGGAACCCCACTGCTACGAGGAGGATCAGCCGAGGGGAAGAGAGCAAGCACG TTAAGACCAGCATGAAGCGGCTGCTTGCTGCGACGACCAGCCCCCGCCGGAGCCCCCGGGCAGAGCCCCGCAATGGGCCGAAGGAAGGGGGAGTGGAGCGCCCAAGCACAGCCGGGGGTTTTCCATTCAAGGGCATGCTGTCGGAAGAAGGCCCCACCGGAGCGAGAACAGA GCCTCGTCCTCCCTCAcctctgcacccccacaccctgcaGTCACCCCTGCTATCATGCTTCATGAGACCTCAGACCGCACAGCCGGATCCCCCCGCACTTG GCCTGGTGGCTGAGGATCCCGAATTCTACGCCCGCGTGGCCCGCAAGCTGGACCGGCTGGTGAAGCGGCAGCGGAGCGCCCCAGGCAGCCCTAGTGGGGTCCTGTCCCCTGGGGTCATGGCCGGCCCCCTCAGCCCTGAGCTGGGCCCCGGGCCCCCAG ccccatcaGAGCCGGCCAGCGAGACACACAAGGAGCAGGTGATACAGAGACTGGTGGCCCTGCTGGAGGAGCAAGCCGGGGTCATCAACGAAGAGGTACCgacccggtgcccctcactcccgacccgcagcccctgccagcccagccctgccctccccccatcccagtcctgccggtgcccctcactcccgacccgcagcccctgccagcccagccct AGTCATCACTGA